Genomic DNA from Triticum dicoccoides isolate Atlit2015 ecotype Zavitan chromosome 4B, WEW_v2.0, whole genome shotgun sequence:
ATTGAAACTATCTAGTGAGCTGGTAATGATGATTTACTTCATATGTGCTATAATCGTCAGGTATAGTTGCAATCATGTAGTGAGCTGGTAATGATTATGTATGGTTCTAGGGATCATGCTGGTGGCAATGAGAAGATGAGGCTGCTGGTGCCAGGGATTAAGGTCTATGGGGGATCCATGGACAATGTTAAAGGCTGCACTGATCAGGTGGAAAACGGAACTAAGTTATCCATTGGGAAGGAAATTGAGATACTGTGCCTACATACGCCATGGTATGAGTTGTTACCTTCTTGCCATGTAACATAGTTCTCACCTCCTCATTAGTTTTCTTATATGATTAGTATGGTTTCTATTTTCTGTATCACGTAAGCTTTAAAAGATAAGAAATAAAACCTTTTTGTGTATAAGGACACTGAATTATTCACAGATGTGCATCCACTTGAATAAATAAACCATATAATAGCACAACTACTTCATGGATTTTACTAGTATTACTGATTTGAATGGTGTTGGAACCTTTTGTATGTTTGCTCTGTGAATTATCAACTTTGTTATTTTCTTGATTTGGTGGTCCTTACGTTTTTATATTTCCAACAGTCATACAAAAGGTCATATTAGCTACTACGTTACTAGCAAAGAGGAGGAAGACCCAGCAGTATTTACTGGAGACACCTTGGTTAGTATACACATCACACAATAATTGCTCTTCTCCATGTTAAATACCTGACCATTTTTCGAAGCGCAGTTCATTGCTGGTTGTGGGAGGTTTTTCGAGGGTACGGCAGAGCAAATGTACCAGTCCCTTTGTGTTACACTGGGCTCGCTGCCTAAGTCAACTCGTGTTTACTGTGGCCATGAGGCAAGTTTCTTAGCTCTTTCTGGACCTTCATTTTTGACAAATATGAATCTTCAGTGAAACTTATATACTCAAAAGTGTAGCAAATATATTCCTTAATTAGTTGTTCGGTTCTGTGTGTTTCTGTTACATGTGTTCAACATCGACAAGTGGTAGTTTAGCTATCATGCCACTCTCTACATCCTCTATGCTATTCCCTTGATTGTTTTGGCCTCCTTTTAAACTTGAGTTATAGAAGATGACATTTGCTTTAGATTCTGGAGTGCATGTGAAAACATGAATTCTGAATGAGGTTAGTATACGGATCCTTAACTAAAATATAACATCTTATACATTTTCTGTCTGGCTCAAATTGTTGCAATCTGGCTTCCTATGTTATGTAAAAAGTGTTCATGTTACAGTGTCACACTATTCTTTCTAAAAAACATCCTGAAAACACCTTTGCCATTAACTCCATGTGTGCGCCCAACAATAATTGTGTTATGTGTTGCTAATATGATATGCTTGAACAGATAAGTGATGTATACTCTGCTCTTATTATTTCATCGTGTCTCACAGTACACTGTAAAGAGCCTACAATTCATGCTGACAGTCGAGCCAGAGAACGGAAAAATGAAGCAGAAACTGGAATGGGCTCAAAAGCAGCGTGAAGCAAATCAACCGACGGTTCCCTCAACTATAGGAGATGAGTTTGAGATAAACACCTTCATGCGTGTTGATCTGCCTGAAATACAGGTCCGTAAAGCACACCCGCTAGTTACTGTGCTTCTAGATGATACCATCTTCTGTAATTCGTAGTGCCAGTTTTAGATAGTAACTTGTCACCTCACAAATAAGAACTACCACATCAGGAGTCTCTTAATTTCAATTTTATTAGCTGTACAGTTTCAGTCGTTTCTTTTCTTCCTCACCAGTTTTTGCTCATCTGGTCTCTTTGGTTTTTTGTTGCATTGCACTCTTGCGCCATCTCAGACAGTTTCTTGTAACACAAACGACACACGTTTGGTGACTGTATCCTTGATTCTGCAGGCAAAATTTGGTGCCAAGTCGGCAGTTGAAGCGCTGAGGACGGTCAGGAACATCAAGGATACCTGGAAAGGTTGATAAACGCAGCTGCCACTCATACTGTAGGTCCTGC
This window encodes:
- the LOC119296251 gene encoding hydroxyacylglutathione hydrolase cytoplasmic-like translates to MKIIPVACLEDNYAYLIVDESTKAAAAVDPVEPEKVLAAASEVGAYIDCVLTTHHHWDHAGGNEKMRLLVPGIKVYGGSMDNVKGCTDQVENGTKLSIGKEIEILCLHTPCHTKGHISYYVTSKEEEDPAVFTGDTLFIAGCGRFFEGTAEQMYQSLCVTLGSLPKSTRVYCGHEYTVKSLQFMLTVEPENGKMKQKLEWAQKQREANQPTVPSTIGDEFEINTFMRVDLPEIQAKFGAKSAVEALRTVRNIKDTWKG